ATGGCCAATGCCGGTTACGGCACCTATTCTGCCACCAAAGCCGCGGTGTGCTCGTATGCCCGTACATGGAATGCGGAGCTGGCGCCGCGCGGCATCCGGGTCAACACGCTAAGCCCCGGCCCCACGGATACGCCGATGTTTGACAAAGTGAGCGACGAATTCAGGCAAATGATGAATGCACGCATCCCGGCCGGGCGCTTAGGAGACCCCGACGAAGTGGCGGCGGCAGCGCTGTTCCTTGCCTCGGATGAAAGCAATTATATCAGCGGCGCGGAGCTGGTTATCGATGGCGGTATGACGGCGTAAACGGCATTCGTTGAGGTACCGCGCGCCGGTGGCAGAAAAACCGGCGCGCGTATCTCCGGATGCGCTGTCATCACTCACCAGTGACGCCTGCGTTAGCGGCGTCTTTATACGCAAGCGGTGTCTGGGATTAGCGAAGCACGGGCGGAAGAGTGGCTCAAGGTTGTTTGTTCAGGCCGCCAGAAATCAAATCTGATACCGGCCAGGCGTCGTGCCAAACACCCGGCGAAATAAGGCAATAAACGTGCTGACATTGTCGTAACCCAAATCCAGCGCAACCGCAGTGACAGGTTTACCCGCCGCCAGAAGTTCGAGCGCTTTTAGCAACCGCACGCGCTGTCGCCACTGCGTAAAGCTGAATCCGGTTTCGGCACTGAATCGTCTCGTCAGCGTGCGAGAGGATAGCCCGGCCCATGCGGCCCACTCCTCCAGTCTGCGAGCGTCATCTGGCCTGGCTGAAAGCGCCCGCGCGATCCTGATAAGGCGCGCATCCTGCGGCATGGGCAGCCCGAGGTTAACCTGGGGCAGTGACGCTATCTCATCAAGAATGACGCCAGCGAGCCGTTGCTGCGATGCTGTAAGATGATTTTCCTTCCAGGTTGCCGCGCGTGTCACCGCCTCTCTTAACAGGCCGGAAAGGGTGAGAATACACGGGTCATCGGGTAAGGCATCGCAGGCCGCCGCCGCGATATACACATTCCATCCTGAATAAGGGCCATGTGAACATATACCGTGTGGCGTTGCCGGAGGTATCCAGACCGCATGCGTTGCAGGCACCACCCAACGGGCATTCCCGGCATCAACCGTCAGCAGGCCTTGCTCGGCGCCAAGGAGCTGTCCACGCGCGTGCTGATGCAGGGGCGTTTCCCGTATCGCCCCCGAGCGGCGCAACACGGCCATTAACACGGGTCCGTCTGTCGACGAAGCAAGGGATAAGGGGATTAGCGAATCAGTCATCAGTGGCGTCAAAAGATTATCAGATGTCTTTTATAGCGTACTGAAGCCACCCTCCTCAACGGTAAACTGTCTGCAAACCACACAGAGGAACTCCCATGCAAACTTTTACCATTGATACCGTTCTGAATGCCCTGCTTAACCAGCAGGAACGCCCGCTTGAAGACGTGCTTGATAGTTACTTTAGCCCTGACTACCGGCAGCGCACCGATGGTGCCGGGGACGACCGTCAGGGGTTCGCTCATCATGCACGTAAACTGAGGGAACTCATTTCGTTCGCCAGCATCGATGTGCTTGATGAACTGCGCGACGGGAGACGCTACGCCACCCGGCACCGTGTTCAGTGCACAAAGCGCGACGGAGAAGAGGTGGTGATGGAGGTCTATATGTTCGCCGAAACCGACGACAAGGGACGTTTCACCCGCATTGAGGAAACGACGCTTATGCTCGAGGGTAAAGCGCACGATCGCGATTTAGGCAGCGCGCGATAAAGGCGGCGAATCTGGTAGCAATACGTTTCATAATGAATACTCTGTACTAACCCCCATGCTATAAGGTCAGTCATGAACCCGACAAGTCTGCAAAACAAGTACCGTACCGCGAACGAAAATACTCTCGCGATCTGGTCGAAAAACGCAGGCATCGGGGAAGTCAGAAAAGAAAATTACTACGATCCGCTAAAGCTTGCGCTTGCCACCGGCATACAACCGACCGTACCCGTGAAGGTTTCACGTCTGCTGTGCGAACTACAACAACTCACACAGGATGATCCGCTTGCCGATATTCTGCCTGCCCACGGTTTTCATTTTACTTTTTTACCTCTGACGTTACCGCTTTATCACGTAAACGAGCCATTGCCAGCCAACGTGGAGCAATTGACCACGCTCTGGACTCAGTTTGATGAGAAAAAAATTATTATCCGGAATCTTCAGTTAGTGGCGCTGCCTGGTCAGTTACTGCTGGCGGGAATTCCTGAGCATCCTGCGATAGCCATGCGCCACTCATTCTGCGACAAGGTTCTGGAGAGTGACTGGAAACATGAATTACTGAGGCGTCACACCGGCAGTCCACTGCCCGCGCCATTCTGGCACAGCACGCTTCTGCGCTATAACGCCGCGTTTTTGCCCGCCACGCTACGTCAATTTTTTCTTAAGCATCAGAACATGGATTTCGGCGATGTCACCGGGGAACTGATATTAGCGAGGGTTAACTACAACTGGACGCAATGTTATCCATTAAGGATTAACTGAAAGCCTGATGAATAATCATGGCGCGCCCTGCAGGACTCGAACCTGCGACCCACGGCTTAGAAGGCCGTTGCTCTATCCAGCTGAGCTAAGGGCGCCTCGTGAAGAGGCGTTTCACGTATTCTCTGCCGGTAGCAGTGTGAAACGCCTGGAATTATACGGTCAGTACCAGGTGAGTCAATGGCTTTCGAACCGCCTGCTGGACAATTGAGCGAAAGACACAAACGAAAACTGACAGCACGGCGCGCTTCTGACAGAATATCCTCATCCCCTCTTCTTTTGATTACAGACGGAATCTTCTCTCTGATGGCAGCAAAGATTATTGACGGTAAAACGATTGCGCAGCAGGTGCGGCTTGAAGTTGCCGAAAAAGTGAAAGCGCGCGTGGCGGCTGGAAAACGCGCCCCCGGGCTTGCGGTTGTGCTTGTCGGCGCGAACCCGGCGTCGCAGATTTATGTCGGCAGCAAACGTAAGGCGTGTGAGGAAGTGGGCTTTGTGTCCCGCTCTTACGATCTGCCGGAAACTACCAGCGAAGCTGAACTGCTGGCGCTGATTGACGAGCTGAACGCCGACGCCGCGATTGACGGCATTCTGGTTCAGCTGCCGCTGCCGGCCGGTATCGATAACGTGAAAGTGCTGGAGCGCATCGCGCCGGATAAAGATGTGGACGGCTTCCATCCGTACAACGTTGGCCGCCTGTGCCAGCGCGCGCCGCGTCTGCGTCCGTGTACGCCGCGCGGCATCGTCACGCTGCTTGAGCGCTACAACATCGACACTTACGGCCTGAATGCCGTAGTGATCGGCGCGTCCAATATCGTCGGCCGTCCGATGAGCATGGAGCTGCTGCTGGCGGGTTGCACCACCACCGTGACTCACCGCTTCACCAAAAATCTGCGTCAGCATGTCGAAAATGCCGATCTGCTGATTGTCGCGGTCGGCAAGCCGGGCTTTATTCCGGGCGAGTGGATCAAAGAAGGTGCCATCGTGATTGATGTCGGCATCAACCGACTGGAAAACGGCAAAGTGGTCGGCGACGTGGTGTTTGAAGACGCCGCAGAGCGCGCCGGTTATATCACGCCGGTACCGGGCGGCGTTGGCCCGATGACGGTCGCCACGCTTATCCAGAACACGCTGCAGGCGTGCGTTGAATACCATGACGGCGAGGAGGCATAACATGGCAACATTTTCTTTAGGTAAACACCCTCACGTCGAACTGTGCGATCTGCTGAAGCTGGAAGGCTGGAGCGAAAGCGGCGCGCAGGCGAAAATCGTGATTTCCGAAGGTCTGGTGACCGTCGACGGCGCGGTGGAAACCCGCAAGCGCTGCAAAATCGTTGCCGGACAAACCGTCAGCTTCGATGGCCAGAGCGTCATGGTCACGGCGTAATGCCCTCACGCCCTCTCGATGAGGGGGCGTTGATTCTCCGCTTCAGAACCTTTTCTTATTGCCCTTACCCACCCTCTCATCCTCTTTGCGCGTAACGCCTGCCCGGCCCGTTTTCTAACCGACTTCAAAGAATCAGCAAATCTTCTGGCGAAACGTTAAATAGATGTTGCGCGAAAAGGCCGCGATCCCACAGCATAGGTAGAACGTTCTACTAGAACGTTCTACCTACTATAAAACAGGGCGCAAAAGCCCGGCTGTTCCAATCGGGGGATCGGTATGAGTCTGATAACAGGTTTGGTTAAATCGCTTTCAAAATTGTCGATGATAGGCCGCGCGCTAATGCTGCCTATTTCGCTGCTGCCCGCCGCCGGCCTGCTGCTGGCCTTCGGCGATAAATTCCATCTGCCGCTGATGATGAACGCGGGCGGGGTTATTTTCGATAACCTGCCGCTGCTGTTCGCTATCGGCTCCGCCGTCGGTCTGGCGTCGGAATCCGGCATCGCGGCGCTCTCGGCGGCCGTCTCGGTCTTTATCATTAATATCACCATCAGCACGCAGCTTGGCATCACGCCGGAAATGGCGGCGAGCGGCGGCAAATATGCGATGGTGGTCGGCATTCCCACGCTGCAGATGGGCGTGTTCGGCGGACTGATTTCAGGCATTCTCGCCGCGTGGTGTTATAACCGTTTCCACACGCTACAACTGCCGGAGTTCCTGGGATTCTTCTCCGGCAAACGGTTTGTGGCGATTGCCGCGGCGTTTCTCTCCTTCCTGCTCGGGCTGGCTCTGCCGTACGTCTGGCAACATATTCAGGCGGGCATCGACGCGCTGTCGGTTATCGTCAACGGCGATAATCAGGCAGCCTCGACGTTTATCTTCGGGCTGGTAGAGCGCGCGCTTATCCCGCTGGGCCTGCACCATATCTGGTATCCGTCGTTCTGGTATTCGTTTGGCGATTACACCACCCAGAGCGGCCAGGTTATCCACGGCGACCAGACCATCTGGTTCAAAATGCTGGAAGAAGGCGTGAAAAGCTTTAGCAGTAATACCTACCAGAACGCCGGTAAGTTTATGCAGGGCGAGTTCCCGCTGATGCTGTTCGCGCTGCCGGCGGCGTGTCTCGCGATGTATCACGAAGCCAGCACGAAGAATAAGAAAATCGCCTCCGGCATTCTTTTCTCCGCCGCGCTGACCTGTTTTCTGACGGGGATCACGGAGCCGGTTGAATTTACCTTTATTTTTGTCGCGCCGGTGTTGTATGTATTTAACGCCATCATGGCGGGGCTTGCGTATATGTCCATGTATTTACTGGACGCGCATATTGCCAAATCGTTCTCCGCCGGGCTTATCGACTATATTTCGTTCGGCATTCTGCCCTCCTTTAACGGCTATCAGACGCACTATCTGAACGCGGTTATCGTCGGCATTCCGATGGCGATTATTTACTACTTTACCTTCCGCTTTGTGATCCGCCGTTTTGACGTGAAAACGCCGGGCCGCGTGGATGTCACCGCCAGCGTGGATGATAAAACCGATGCAGAGCTGGCGGGCAACATTGTGGGTCTGCTGGGCGGTAAAGAGAACATCACCAGCGTCGGCGCCTGTATTACGCGCCTGCGTCTGGAAGTGGCGCGCCCGGATCTTGTTGATAGAGACGGGCTGAACGGGCTTGGCGCGCGCGGCGTGGTGTTTGTGGGCGATAACGGTATTCAGGTGATTTTCGGGGCGCGCGCGCAGTTCATTGCGCAGAGCCTGTCAGGCATGACGGGGAAATAGCAGTGCCTGCGCGGGCCTCACGTCAGGCCCGCGACATCAGCGATAAAAGGATAAATCAGGGCAGATGAAAAAGGTCAGCATTATCGATGTGGCGCGCCAGGCGGGCGTTTCGGTTTCGACGGTCTCGCTGGTGCTGCGTGAGAAGGGAAAAATCTCTGCCGCGACCATCGAAAAGGTGCATGCCGCCATTGAGGCGCTCGGCTACGTGCATAACGTCGCGGCCGCTAACCTGCGCGGTAAAACCTCGAACCTGATTGGTTTGGTCGTTGAGGATCTCAACGATCCCTTTTCAACGCGCGTGACGGCAAGCCTGGTGCAGGCGCTGGAGGCGCAGGGTTTTATGGTGATCCTCACCCAGCCTGGGCGCGAAACGGGCCGGCTTGAGAGCTGTTTTGTCTCCTTTACACGCCAGGGCGTGGCGGGGGTAGTTTATCTGACCGCCGATTCCCGCCACCGCGCGCTGCCCGCGCCGGTCGTGCAGAGCACGCTGCCGCTGGTGGTGGTATCGCAGTCGCCGGTGGAAGAGAAGCTTAACAGCGTGGTGCGCGATAACCGCCAGGCAGGCGGGCTCGCCACGCGTTATCTGATTGAGCGCGGCCACCGCAATATTGCCTATATCGGCGGTACGCCGGGGTGTCTTATCCGCGAGGAGCGGCTTTTCGGCTACCGTGCGGCGCTGTCGCAATACGGGCTGCCGTGGCGTGATGAGTTCGCGCCCGCCTGCGCCGAGGAGACGCTTGCGGTAAGCCAGACGGTGCGCCAGCTTCTTGAGGCGAATAATAAAATTACCGCCCTGCTGTGCCATTCGCCGCACGCGATTATCGGCTGCCTGGAGGCGATTCATCAGGTGGGCCGCACGGTGGGGAAAGATGTGTTCCTGACGCAGCAGGTGTCGCTGATTGGCTTTGAGGACATGATGCACGTGAACCTGACGTCGCCCTCGTTTACCTATGTCTCTTCCGCCAGCGAAGAGACCGGGCACCAGGCGGCGGGGTTAATTGTGCGGCTTATCCGCGAGCCGGGCCTGCCCGCGCAGCGGATTACGCTTTCGGGCCAGCTGATTGCGCGGGGATCGGCGTAAGGGATGACGGTGGGTGCGCTTCGCTTACCCACCCTACAACGAATGTCGCATCGTTTCGTAGGGCAGGTAAGCGCAGCGCACCTGCCGAAACCACGTAAACCACAGGTATAAAAAAAAGCGGCTTTCGCCGCTTTTTCTTATTTACGTCGCCAGGTCGTGCCCTGCGGGCCATCTTCCAGAATAATGCCCATCTCGTTTAAGCGATCGCGCGCGGCGTCCGCTGCCGCCCAGTCTTTCGCTTTACGCGCTTCAAGACGCTTAACGATCAGCGCTTCGATCTCCGCCACTTCATCGTCGTTGGCCT
The genomic region above belongs to Cronobacter malonaticus LMG 23826 and contains:
- a CDS encoding PTS transporter subunit EIIC: MSLITGLVKSLSKLSMIGRALMLPISLLPAAGLLLAFGDKFHLPLMMNAGGVIFDNLPLLFAIGSAVGLASESGIAALSAAVSVFIINITISTQLGITPEMAASGGKYAMVVGIPTLQMGVFGGLISGILAAWCYNRFHTLQLPEFLGFFSGKRFVAIAAAFLSFLLGLALPYVWQHIQAGIDALSVIVNGDNQAASTFIFGLVERALIPLGLHHIWYPSFWYSFGDYTTQSGQVIHGDQTIWFKMLEEGVKSFSSNTYQNAGKFMQGEFPLMLFALPAACLAMYHEASTKNKKIASGILFSAALTCFLTGITEPVEFTFIFVAPVLYVFNAIMAGLAYMSMYLLDAHIAKSFSAGLIDYISFGILPSFNGYQTHYLNAVIVGIPMAIIYYFTFRFVIRRFDVKTPGRVDVTASVDDKTDAELAGNIVGLLGGKENITSVGACITRLRLEVARPDLVDRDGLNGLGARGVVFVGDNGIQVIFGARAQFIAQSLSGMTGK
- a CDS encoding AraC family transcriptional regulator, which gives rise to MYIAAAACDALPDDPCILTLSGLLREAVTRAATWKENHLTASQQRLAGVILDEIASLPQVNLGLPMPQDARLIRIARALSARPDDARRLEEWAAWAGLSSRTLTRRFSAETGFSFTQWRQRVRLLKALELLAAGKPVTAVALDLGYDNVSTFIALFRRVFGTTPGRYQI
- the malI gene encoding Mal regulon transcriptional regulator MalI translates to MKKVSIIDVARQAGVSVSTVSLVLREKGKISAATIEKVHAAIEALGYVHNVAAANLRGKTSNLIGLVVEDLNDPFSTRVTASLVQALEAQGFMVILTQPGRETGRLESCFVSFTRQGVAGVVYLTADSRHRALPAPVVQSTLPLVVVSQSPVEEKLNSVVRDNRQAGGLATRYLIERGHRNIAYIGGTPGCLIREERLFGYRAALSQYGLPWRDEFAPACAEETLAVSQTVRQLLEANNKITALLCHSPHAIIGCLEAIHQVGRTVGKDVFLTQQVSLIGFEDMMHVNLTSPSFTYVSSASEETGHQAAGLIVRLIREPGLPAQRITLSGQLIARGSA
- the ybcJ gene encoding ribosome-associated protein YbcJ, which produces MATFSLGKHPHVELCDLLKLEGWSESGAQAKIVISEGLVTVDGAVETRKRCKIVAGQTVSFDGQSVMVTA
- the folD gene encoding bifunctional methylenetetrahydrofolate dehydrogenase/methenyltetrahydrofolate cyclohydrolase FolD, translating into MAAKIIDGKTIAQQVRLEVAEKVKARVAAGKRAPGLAVVLVGANPASQIYVGSKRKACEEVGFVSRSYDLPETTSEAELLALIDELNADAAIDGILVQLPLPAGIDNVKVLERIAPDKDVDGFHPYNVGRLCQRAPRLRPCTPRGIVTLLERYNIDTYGLNAVVIGASNIVGRPMSMELLLAGCTTTVTHRFTKNLRQHVENADLLIVAVGKPGFIPGEWIKEGAIVIDVGINRLENGKVVGDVVFEDAAERAGYITPVPGGVGPMTVATLIQNTLQACVEYHDGEEA
- a CDS encoding nuclear transport factor 2 family protein; its protein translation is MQTFTIDTVLNALLNQQERPLEDVLDSYFSPDYRQRTDGAGDDRQGFAHHARKLRELISFASIDVLDELRDGRRYATRHRVQCTKRDGEEVVMEVYMFAETDDKGRFTRIEETTLMLEGKAHDRDLGSAR